A genomic segment from Nitrospira sp. encodes:
- a CDS encoding LSU ribosomal protein L31p produces the protein MQKGIHPVYREATVHCACGNTFKTRSTIGNIKVDICAGCHPFFTGTQKIVDTEGRVERFKKKYAKKDK, from the coding sequence ATGCAAAAGGGAATCCATCCAGTCTACCGTGAAGCGACCGTGCATTGTGCGTGCGGGAATACGTTCAAGACGCGATCCACTATCGGGAACATCAAGGTCGATATTTGCGCCGGGTGCCATCCGTTTTTTACCGGGACTCAGAAAATCGTCGATACGGAAGGGCGTGTCGAGCGATTCAAGAAGAAGTACGCCAAAAAAGACAAGTAG